From a region of the Streptacidiphilus albus JL83 genome:
- a CDS encoding cupin domain-containing protein encodes MHDTASWAVCLGGDQFLTQALHRSYVVVPAKEADAGPLLSWDDLNTILATHRIESPRLRLSVDGQTVPVGQYSTPIANRRGVTWNRMHPAQLHASLAGGASLVVDAIDEIHPPVRAAAEALERFIGTPVQTNAYASWTEQEGFGRHWDDHAVVVVQQYGAKRWRLWEPTRQAPTFRDVDAPEEPEGEPVADFILNPGDVLYLPRGWWHSVTADQGTESLHLTFGLVAQTGATLLGWLVDELHESPVIRTDIPLHADVQEKAAYLDDLRAAVLTALSDPDLVDRWARSSGTTHFGRPAPSLPYVSSLPAEREIAVRITAPRAEVTSNPTAGTVTLSAAGTAWDFSDRAAPILQTLLTGSTVSIGELADAAHLEAKDVASVLTVLVQGQALAVVRAGR; translated from the coding sequence ATGCATGACACCGCTTCGTGGGCGGTGTGCCTGGGTGGGGACCAGTTCCTCACCCAGGCGCTCCACCGCTCCTACGTCGTCGTTCCCGCCAAAGAGGCGGACGCCGGTCCCCTGCTGTCCTGGGACGACCTGAACACGATCCTCGCCACCCACCGCATCGAGTCGCCCCGGCTGCGGCTGTCGGTGGACGGGCAGACCGTACCCGTCGGCCAGTACTCGACCCCCATCGCCAACCGGCGCGGGGTGACCTGGAACCGGATGCACCCGGCCCAGCTCCACGCCAGTCTCGCCGGTGGCGCCTCGCTGGTGGTGGACGCCATCGACGAGATCCATCCGCCGGTCCGCGCCGCCGCCGAAGCGCTGGAGCGCTTCATCGGCACACCTGTGCAGACGAACGCCTACGCCTCGTGGACCGAGCAAGAGGGCTTCGGTCGGCACTGGGACGACCACGCGGTGGTCGTGGTCCAGCAGTACGGGGCGAAGCGCTGGCGCCTGTGGGAGCCGACCCGGCAGGCACCCACCTTCCGCGACGTGGACGCCCCCGAGGAACCCGAGGGCGAGCCGGTCGCGGACTTCATCCTCAACCCGGGCGATGTCCTGTACCTGCCGCGCGGATGGTGGCACAGCGTCACCGCTGACCAGGGCACCGAGTCGCTACACCTCACCTTCGGACTCGTGGCCCAGACCGGGGCCACGCTCCTTGGCTGGCTGGTGGACGAACTGCACGAGAGCCCTGTTATCCGGACGGACATCCCGCTCCACGCCGACGTGCAGGAGAAGGCCGCCTACCTGGACGACCTGCGAGCCGCGGTGCTGACCGCGCTGTCGGACCCCGATCTGGTCGACCGCTGGGCGCGGTCCTCCGGCACCACCCACTTCGGCCGACCAGCACCGTCCCTGCCGTACGTGAGCTCTCTCCCCGCCGAGAGGGAGATCGCGGTGCGGATCACCGCCCCGCGCGCCGAGGTCACCAGCAACCCGACCGCCGGGACCGTCACCCTGTCCGCCGCCGGAACCGCATGGGACTTCTCCGACCGCGCCGCACCCATCCTGCAAACCCTGCTGACCGGCAGCACGGTCAGCATCGGGGAACTTGCCGACGCCGCCCACCTGGAGGCCAAGGACGTGGCCAGCGTCCTAACCGTCCTCGTCCAGGGCCAAGCCCTGGCCGTCGTCAGGGCCGGCCGATGA
- a CDS encoding aldo/keto reductase translates to MRAVSDAARTTLMAGAQWIDTAPNYAHGRAHLDLASVLAEYPTAKVTTKTGFHPNSRHSIAPADVRAQTEESLAVLGRADIVFVHNPERSSHDREQLHHNLRAAFAVLEEFAHAGRIGGYGVATWSGFTTQAFTIAELTELASQAAGSAAHHLIGVQMPVSLVVAEPIAQALNGDGPLVHARHAGITTFASAPLHGGELPSLMTPELVNLIQPGSTPHTAAFQLIGACPALDVVLTSTSTSQHWDDAREALAKPIPEQRLRTVLDVLSA, encoded by the coding sequence GTGCGCGCCGTCAGCGACGCGGCGCGCACCACCCTCATGGCCGGGGCTCAGTGGATCGACACCGCCCCCAACTACGCCCACGGCCGGGCACACCTCGACCTCGCCTCGGTTCTCGCCGAGTACCCAACCGCCAAGGTGACGACAAAGACCGGCTTCCACCCGAACAGCCGCCACAGCATCGCCCCCGCGGACGTCCGCGCCCAGACCGAGGAATCGCTCGCCGTTCTCGGTCGAGCCGACATCGTCTTCGTCCACAACCCCGAGCGGTCCAGCCACGACCGGGAGCAACTGCACCACAACCTCCGGGCCGCGTTCGCCGTGCTGGAGGAATTCGCGCACGCCGGCCGCATCGGGGGCTACGGCGTCGCCACCTGGTCCGGCTTCACCACGCAGGCGTTCACCATCGCCGAACTGACTGAACTGGCCAGCCAAGCGGCCGGATCGGCGGCCCACCACCTCATCGGTGTGCAGATGCCGGTCAGTCTCGTCGTGGCCGAGCCCATCGCCCAGGCCCTCAACGGAGACGGCCCCCTTGTTCACGCCCGACACGCAGGAATCACCACCTTCGCATCCGCCCCCCTCCACGGTGGCGAACTGCCCAGCCTCATGACACCCGAACTGGTGAACCTCATCCAACCGGGATCGACCCCGCACACCGCCGCGTTCCAGCTCATCGGAGCGTGCCCGGCGCTGGACGTCGTCCTCACGTCGACCAGCACCAGCCAGCATTGGGACGATGCCAGGGAGGCTCTCGCCAAGCCGATCCCAGAACAGCGACTCAGGACGGTACTCGATGTCCTTTCAGCCTGA
- a CDS encoding radical SAM protein, whose translation MKHEAQQTPLKVMDNRYSPGMRKWNLRFGITSRCNIRCQYCLPEGKQGVIVQPSLKEAIEVLQAGYDIGFRRVHYTGGEPTVRRDFVEMLRAGKEIGYDQQIVTTNGYRLHHFIEEAIDAGLTRAIISIDTLDEQRNQDITRRGFHADTLRSIERSVELLPTLTKISCVTMRDTLHELPAFIEYARQLNNSGGAGQLAIKLNQFFPSNPAQLGAEGEAFWKDQFVEEPAILEALARAGELRPVRRESIEGDNPSYNYYEIGDTGVKVAVLAMFSWDYPCGGCWKLRISPNGMTTVCISQKNPPILWGMSLDEKRETFKRLTGYRDSEQFDIDNPNRKHYRDQLGELRFDKVVGPQKTIAHFRTILTREALEARGEM comes from the coding sequence ATGAAGCACGAGGCGCAACAAACACCGCTGAAGGTAATGGACAACCGATACTCGCCCGGCATGCGCAAATGGAACCTCCGGTTCGGCATCACGTCCCGCTGCAATATCCGCTGCCAGTACTGCCTGCCTGAGGGAAAGCAGGGTGTGATCGTCCAGCCTTCGCTGAAGGAGGCGATCGAGGTCCTTCAGGCCGGCTACGACATCGGCTTCCGGCGGGTCCACTACACCGGCGGGGAACCCACCGTTCGACGGGACTTCGTGGAGATGCTCCGCGCGGGCAAGGAGATCGGCTACGACCAGCAGATCGTCACAACCAACGGCTACCGCCTGCACCACTTCATCGAGGAGGCGATCGACGCCGGCCTGACCCGCGCGATCATCAGCATCGACACCCTGGATGAGCAGCGCAACCAGGACATCACCCGTCGAGGCTTCCACGCTGACACCCTGCGCAGCATCGAGCGATCGGTCGAGCTGCTGCCGACCCTGACCAAGATCTCGTGCGTGACGATGCGCGACACCCTGCACGAGCTGCCCGCGTTCATCGAGTACGCCCGGCAGTTGAACAACAGCGGCGGGGCAGGCCAGTTGGCGATCAAGCTGAACCAGTTCTTCCCCTCGAACCCCGCACAGCTCGGCGCTGAAGGCGAGGCGTTCTGGAAGGACCAGTTCGTGGAGGAGCCGGCGATCCTCGAAGCGCTCGCCAGGGCGGGTGAACTGCGCCCGGTGCGGCGGGAGTCGATAGAGGGCGACAACCCGAGCTACAACTACTACGAGATCGGCGACACCGGCGTGAAGGTCGCGGTGCTCGCGATGTTCTCCTGGGACTACCCGTGCGGCGGCTGCTGGAAGCTGCGGATCAGCCCGAACGGGATGACGACGGTCTGCATCAGCCAGAAAAACCCGCCGATCCTGTGGGGAATGTCGCTGGACGAGAAGCGCGAGACGTTCAAGCGCCTGACCGGCTACCGCGACAGCGAACAGTTCGACATCGACAACCCGAACCGCAAGCACTACCGCGACCAGCTCGGCGAGCTGCGGTTCGACAAGGTCGTCGGCCCGCAGAAGACGATCGCGCACTTCCGCACCATCCTCACCCGCGAGGCCTTGGAAGCGCGGGGTGAGATGTGA
- a CDS encoding aldo-keto reductase family protein, giving the protein MTDVDRLCFGTSTFVAGRLLPGKDSRPGLAALRAALDAGIRTIHSNPHLGTQWAVREVLDEVGPVAGLRHLIKAECPLRGDLEARISTAIEMSTGQLGISRIDALVLQVDLKRTERTELLNDQVALGNFYRTGARVAFASGRIGAVYAYCHGPAAVRAALREEPITAIAAQYHLASPWPISHLAQITRAGRSFVGMSPLNRGALIDPLSRTASSRLRPLTWALRDPRVETVAITMSSPDHVHEVIDTAQHTQRSRPSDPHAGGTALKETVL; this is encoded by the coding sequence GTGACGGACGTGGACCGCCTGTGCTTCGGCACCTCGACGTTCGTCGCCGGCCGTCTGCTCCCCGGCAAGGACTCGCGGCCCGGCCTGGCTGCGCTGCGCGCCGCGCTGGACGCCGGGATCCGCACGATCCACTCCAATCCACACCTCGGCACGCAGTGGGCGGTACGGGAGGTACTGGACGAGGTCGGCCCGGTCGCCGGGCTCCGTCACCTGATCAAGGCGGAGTGCCCGTTGCGAGGCGATCTCGAAGCACGCATCAGCACCGCCATCGAGATGTCCACCGGGCAGTTGGGCATCAGCCGGATCGACGCGCTGGTTCTGCAAGTCGATCTCAAACGCACGGAGCGGACTGAACTGCTCAACGACCAAGTAGCGTTGGGCAACTTCTACAGGACCGGCGCGCGGGTGGCGTTCGCTTCCGGCCGCATCGGTGCGGTCTACGCCTACTGCCACGGCCCGGCAGCCGTCCGCGCCGCTCTGCGCGAGGAGCCGATCACGGCCATCGCCGCCCAATACCACCTCGCCTCACCCTGGCCGATCTCCCATCTCGCCCAGATCACCCGGGCCGGCCGCAGCTTCGTCGGGATGTCGCCGCTCAACCGCGGTGCCCTGATCGACCCGCTCTCCCGCACCGCGAGCTCCAGACTCCGCCCACTCACCTGGGCGCTGCGCGACCCCCGCGTGGAGACCGTGGCCATCACCATGTCCTCGCCGGATCACGTCCACGAGGTGATCGACACCGCCCAGCACACGCAACGATCAAGGCCGTCCGACCCTCACGCCGGCGGCACCGCGCTCAAGGAGACCGTCCTGTGA